A genome region from Pyrenophora tritici-repentis strain M4 chromosome 9, whole genome shotgun sequence includes the following:
- a CDS encoding Piwi multi-domain protein has translation MSNAPRGGGDRGRGNFRGDRGGGRGGGRGDSGGRGGGRGDSGGRGGGRGDFGGRGGGRGDFGGRGGGDRGGGRGGGGGFGGGGRGGPVPNEVFANPGVINPKVAKVEDAMHPIAKKTLDLGSLKLSEGNPTRPGYGTKGIKVELTANYVELLPPSNMVLYRYDIDVSPEATGRKRHRLVELLLQTPEMTPYKGSVATDFRSTMVSKTKLKHDEDVIEVQYRSEGEDDPAANAAVYKIRVKYTNTLSVGDLVDWMNSTNTAEFGDKQDITQALNIFINHYAKSAKTLATIGSSKSFSLGQNATKGDLGSGLEVIRGFFSSVRVATCRILVNINVSHGAFYNAGSLPALMNSYGTRNTIALEKFLKLVRVQTSHLAEKKNKAGQVIPRVKTIFGLARKDDGHKLANRPRITKHGAGAKEVEFWLDGEASAPAPKPGAEGAKGKGKKVPTKGPATSGRYISVFDFFKQTYNRVLKNPELPVINCGNRENPMYLPAEVCNVVPGQPSKAKLDGSQTQQMIRYAVRKPWENARSIQNEGIATVGLDANTNLLLRSFGLQVGPGLIKVPGRILNGPKVIYKGNKTADPRFGSWNMINIKFNTGSTLAKWSYVMISLPYARDSFDSNGLMRVMQEFHQGLIKIGLTANAPLPGQRLQLQNPDDSNLGPFLKRAADGLDLLFIVLPEANIPLYKRIKSIADKEYGLHTICSVGSKLAKDRGRDQYIANVALKINLKLGGINQIVENKNLGIIDQNKTMVVGIDVTHPSPGSASNAPSVSAMVASVDRFLGQWPATLRIQRGRQENVDALGEMFKSRLSLWKTKGKHTTLPENILMYRDGVSEGQYDMVLAQELPQIRKACEETYPATDTKKGLPRITIVICGKRHKTRFYPTKDQDCDRSGNTKPGTVVDRGVTDARNWDFFLQAHAALQGTARPCHYYIVHDEIFRQIYAKQIPPPFGNIADIVEDLTHNMCYLFGRATKAVSLCPPAYYADLACERARCYLASLYDTPTPSAAQSLAGTSVAGGAGAAPDASDVQIHPKLRDTMFYI, from the exons ATGTCAAACGCACCGCGAGGTGGCGGCGACAGAGGCCGCGGTAACTTCCGTGGTGATCGTGGGGGAGGTCGTGGGGGAGGAAGAGGTGATTCCGGAGGTCGtggaggaggaagaggtgATTCCGGAGGTCGtggaggaggaagaggcgATTTTGGGGGTCGtggaggaggaagaggcgATTTCGGAGGTCGCGGAGGAGGTGACAGAGGAGGAGGCAGAGGAGGTGGCGGAGGGTTTGGCGGAGGGGGTCGTGGTGGTCCAGTCCCTAATGAGGTTTTTGC GAACCCAGGAGTCATTAATCCCAAGGTCGCAAAGGTTGAAGATGCCATGCATCCGATCGCGAAAAAGACTCTCGATCTTGGCAGCTTGAAGTTGTCCGAAGGGAATCCAACCCGTCCAGGGTATGGCACCAAGGGCATCAAGGTTGAGCTTACGGCCAACTATGTCGAGTTGCTGCCCCCTTCAAATATGGTGCTATACAGATACGATATCGATGTGTCTCCAGAGGCGACTGGCAGGAAGCGCCATCGTCTTGTTGAGCTTCTTCTCCAAACACCGGAGATGACGCCATACAAAGGGAGCGTGGCTACTGATTTTCGGTCTACAATGGTCTCCAAGACGAAACTGAAGCATGACGAAGATGTCATCGAGGTTCAATACCGGTCTGAAGGCGAAGACGATCCCGCGGCGAACGCAGCTGTCTACAAAATCCGTGTCAAATACACAAACACCTTGAGTGTTGGCGATCTCGTCGATTGGATGAACTCCACAAACACTGCCGAGTTTGGAGATAAACAGGACATTACACAGGCGCTTAACATCTTCATTAATCACTACGCCAAATCAGCCAAAACACTGGCAACGATTGGCTCGTCCAAGAGCTTCTCCCTTGGTCAGAACGCCACCAAAGGAGACCTCGGTTCTGGCTTAGAAGTCATCCGCGGCTTCTTCTCAAGCGTGCGTGTCGCAACTTGCCGTATCCTCGTCAATATCAACGTCAGCCATGGTGCATTCTACAATGCGGGTTCTTTGCCAGCACTAATGAACAGTTACGGAACCCGCAACACCATCGCCTTGGAAAAGTTCCTCAAGCTTGTTCGTGTTCAAACCTCGCATCTGGcggagaagaagaacaaggCTGGTCAGGTCATCCCTAGGGTAAAGACGATATTCGGACTTGCAAGAAAGGATGATGGCCACAAGCTCGCCAACCGACCACGTATCACCAAGCATGGTGCAGGTGCCAAGGAGGTAGAGTTCTGGCTTGATGGTGAAGCTAGTGCCCCAGCACCCAAGCCAGGAGCGGAAGGCGCCAAAGGAAAGGGAAAGAAAGTCCCAACCAAAGGGCCTGCAACGTCTGGGAGGTACATCAGCGTGTTTGACTTCTTCAAGCAGA CCTACAACAGGGTCCTGAAGAATCCAGAACTACCGGTGATCAATTGCGGTAACCGCGAGAACCCCATGTATCTGCCAGCAGAAGTCTGCAACGTTGTCCCAGGTCAGCCGTCCAAGGCAAAGCTCGACGGCTCTCAGACCCAGCAAATGATTCGTTACGCTGTTCGTAAACCATGGGAGAATGCCAGGTCGATTCAAAATGAAGGGATAGCGACTGTCGGATTGGATGCGAACACGAACCTACTTCTT CGCTCATTCGGTCTCCAAGTCGGCCCAGGACTTATCAAGGTCCCTGGTCGCATCCTGAACGGCCCCAAGGTCATCTATAAAGGCAACAAGACGGCCGATCCACGCTTCGGAAGCTGGAATATGATAAACATCAAGTTCAACACTGGCTCAACACTTGCAAAGTGGTCCTACGTGATGATCTCACTTCCATACGCGCGTGACTCATTCGACTCGAATGGTTTGATGCGTGTCATGCAAGAATTTCACCAGGGCTTGATCAAGATTGGCCTGACTGCCAATGCGCCATTACCAGGTCAGCGCCTCCAGCTGCAGAATCCAGACGATTCAAATCTCGGCCCATTCTTGAAACGCGCTGCTGATGGATTGGACCTCTTGTTCATCGTTTTGCCCGAAGCCAACATACCGCTGTACAAGCGTATCAAGTCGATCGCCGACAAAGAATATGGTCTGCACACCATCTGCTCTGTTGGCTCCAAGCTCGCCAAGGATCGCGGGCGGGATCAATACATCGCAAACGTGGCCTTGAAGATCAACCTGAAGCTGGGCGGGATCAACCAGATTGTTGAGAACAAGAACCTAGGCATAATTGACCAGAACAAGACAATGGTTGTGGGTATCGACGTCACCCATCCCTCGCCTGGCTCTGCGTCCAATGCGCCTTCTGTCTCGGCCATGGTGGCTTCCGTTGATAGGTTCCTAGGTCAGTGGCCCGCGACGTTGCGCATCCAACGCGGGCGACAAGAGAACGTGGACGCTCTCGGCGAGATGTTCAAATCACGTCTCAGCCTGTGGAAGACCAAGGGCAAACACACTACCCTTCCCGAGAACATCCTCATGTACCGTGATGGTGTCTCGGAGGGACAGTACGACATGGTCCTTGCGCAAGAACTTCCCCAAATACGCAAGGCATGCGAGGAAACGTACCCGGCGACCGACACCAAGAAGGGTCTTCCACGCATCACAATTGTCATCTGTGGTAAACGACACAAGACTCGTTTCTACCCGACCAAAGACCAAGATTGCGACAGGTCCGGTAACACCAAGCCCGGCACTGTTGTTGATCGCGGTGTAACAGATGCGCGAAACTGGGATTTCTTCCTCCAAGCTCATGCCGCGCTCCAGGGAACTGCCCGCCCTTGCCACTACTACATCGTTCACGATGAAATCTTCCGTCAGATCTACGCGAAACAAATCCCACCACCTTTTGGCAACATTGCGGATATCGTGGAGGATCTTACGCATAACATGTGTTACTTGTTTGGTCGTGCGACAAAGGCCGTAAGTTTGTGCCCACCGGCGTACTATGCCGATTTGGCGTGTGAGCGTGCTCGCTGCTATTTGGCCAGCCTGTACGATACGCCTACGCCTAGTGCAGCGCAATCTCTTGCTGGTACTTCAGTTGCTGGAGGCGCTGGGGCTGCGCCTGATGCGTCTGATGTGCAGATTCACCCGAAGCTCAGAGATACCATGTTCTACATTTAG
- a CDS encoding BetA, Choline dehydrogenase and related flavoprotein, whose product MAFETVTSIPKDATYDFVIVGGGTAGCVIASRLTEYLPNKKVLLIEAGPSDFMDDRVLLLKDWLNLLGGELDYDYGTTEQPNGNSHIRHSRAKVLGGCSSHNTLISFRPFEYDCKRWEAQGCKGWSFKTFMRVLDNLRNTVQPVHEKHRNQLCLDWIDSCSTAMDIPVIHDFNHEIKTKGALKPSVGFFSVSYNPDDGRRSSASVAYIHPILRGEEKRDNLTVLTNAWVSKVNVSGDKVTGVDITLQSGEKRTLSPSCETILCAGAVDTPRLMLLSGLGPKQQLSDLGIPVVKDIPGVGENLLDHPESIILWELNKPVPANQTTMDSDAGIFLRREIPNAAGDDGDIADIMMHCYQIPFCLNTARLGYDSPIDAFCMTPNIPRPRSRGRIYLTSADPTVKPALDFRYFTDPEGYDAATIVAGLKAAREIAKQAPFSNWIKREVAPGPKITTDEELSEYGRRVAHTVYHPAGTTKMGDVSKDDKAVVDPELKVRGLKGVRIADAGVFPEMPTINPMLTVLGIGERAAEMIAQEWGWKGLQKERL is encoded by the exons ATGGCTTTCGAAACAGTGACCTCGATCCCCAAGGATGCCACTTATGACTTTGTCATCGTGGGCGGAGGCACAGCTGGCTGTGTCATTGCCTCGCGTCTTACCGAGTATCTGCCTAACAAGAAAGTCCTCTTGATTGAAGCTGGCCCAAGCGACTTTATGGATGACCGTGTGCTGCTCCTCAAGGACTGGCTCAACCTCCTAGGAGGAGAGCTCGACTACGACTACGGCACAACCGAACAGCCCAATGGCAACTCTCACATTCGACACTCGCGTGCCAAGGTGCTCGGTGGCTGCTCATCACACAACACACTGATCTCATTCAGGCCATTTGAGTACGACTGCAAGAGATGGGAAGCACAGGGGTGCAAGGGTTGGAGCTTCAAGACGTTTATGCGTGTGCTTGACAACCTTCGCAACACCGTCCAGCCTGTACACGAGAAGCACCGAAATCAGCTCTGTCTAGACTGGATCGACTCGTGCTCGACTGCCATGGACATTCCCGTCATCCACGATTTCAACCACGAAATCAAGACCAAGGGTGCCCTCAAGCCTTCTGTTGGCTTCTTCTCAGTATCATACAACCCTGATGACGGTCGACGAAGCAGTGCTAGTGTAGCGTACATCCACCCTATTCTCCGGGGCGAGGAGAAGCGCGACAACCTGACTGTGCTCACCAACGCGTGGGTCAGCAAGGTCAATGTCTCGGGTGACAAGGTCACTGGCGTTGACATTACACTCCAGAGCGGCGAGAAGCGCACGCTTAGCCCCAGCTGTGAAACAATCCTGTGTGCAGGTGCCGTGGATACACCAAGGTTGATGCTGCTTTCCGGTCTTGGCCCCAAGCAACAACTCTCCGACCTCGGCATCCCCGTCGTAAAGGATATCCCCGGGGTAGGCGAGAACTTGCTAGACCACCCCGAAAGTATCATCCTGTGGGAGCTGAACAAGCCCGTACCCGCCAATCAGACCACCATGGACTCTGACGCAGGTATCTTCCTACGCCGCGAGATTCCCAATGCGGCAGGCGACGATGGCGACATTGCGGATATCATGATGCACTGCTACCAAATTCCCTTCTGCCTAAACACCGCAAG GCTAGGATACGATTCCCCCATTGACGCCTTCTGCATGACTCCCAACATTCCCCGCCCCCGTTCCCGCGGCCGCATCTACCTCACTAGCGCAGACCCTACCGTCAAGCCCGCGCTAGACTTCCGCTACTTCACCGACCCTGAAGGCTACGACGCTGCCACCATCGTCGCCGGTCTCAAGGCAGCACGTGAGATCGCAAAGCAGGCCCCCTTCTCCAACTGGATCAAGCGCGAAGTCGCTCCCGGACCTAAAATCACCACCGACGAGGAACTGTCAGAATACGGCCGCCGTGTGGCGCATACCGTGTACCACCCTGCAGGCACCACCAAGATGGGTGATGTAAGCAAGGACGACAAGGCTGTTGTGGACCCTGAGCTCAAGGTCCGTGGCCTCAAGGGCGTCAGGATTGCGGATGCGGGTGTTTTCCCTGAGATGCCGACGATCAATCCCATGTTGACTGTCCTTGGTATTGGCGAGCGTGCGGCGGAGATGATTGCGCAGGAGTGGGGATGGAAGGGTCTGCAGAAGGAGAGGTTGTAA
- a CDS encoding Dabb domain containing protein — protein MLFRITSLLAIGAAFTHATLDIDSKQKGDMEACSSPQVTRIATFRFKPDVTAEQKGDRAAAFMALYAEHPELLAEPPKGGRPLDTPLNLTNVKRESIWDMGFTVMFKDEASRQQFDLDPGHDRLKNETDPLLEQVFVYDFIAQPNLGW, from the exons ATGCTTTTCCGTATCACGTCTCTCCTTGCAATTGGTGCTGCATTCACACACGCCACACTCGATATAGACAGCAAACAGAAAGGCGACATGGAAGCTTGTTCATCGCCTCAAGTAACGCGTATAGCGACATTCCGCTTCAAACCCGATGTTACCGCCGAGCAAAAGGGCGACCGCGCAGCCGCCTTCATGGCCCTTTACGCCGAGCATCCGGAGTTACTCGCCGAACCACCAAAGGGCGGGCGTCCGTTAGATACCCCACTAAACCTGACGAACGTGAAGAGGGAGAGCATCTGGGATATGGGGTTCACTGTGATGTTCAAG GATGAGGCGTCACGACAACAATTCGATCTTGATCCTGGACATGATAGACTCAAG AATGAGACGGATCCGTTGCTTGAGCAGGTATTCGTGTATGACTTCATCGCGCAGCCGAATCTCGGATGGTAA
- a CDS encoding PutA, NAD-dependent aldehyde dehydrogenase: protein MTMSPPYAPRSAYYDGKIQSGSSASSFQTINPATAEPVANIHTTTPAGIDAAIASAHKAFPAWSATPPIERARILQRAAAILRARNDELARIETSDTGKPFSETSTVDIVTGADVLEYFANLVGGGGMNGETAQLRPDAWVYTTKNALGVCAGIGAWNYPIQIALWKSAPCLAAGNCMVYKPSEFTPLHSTVLADIYAEAGVPAGVFNVVQGGGDVGAYLTKHSGIAKVSFTGQVSTGKKVAGSASGEMKYVTMELGGKSACVILPDADVDQAVDGAMLANFFSTGQVCTNGTRVFIPEAMKPEFEKRLLEKIQYVRPGDLYDMNTNFGPLVSKPHYEKVVSYIKHGIENDKAKLLCGGPETPLWLASHSNKAYQNGYWVQPTIFTNCTDDMKIVREEIFGPVMSILSYKTIDEVIRRANNTDVGLAAGVFTKDINLAHKVIAQLEAGITWVNTWGESPAEMSVGGWKQSGVGVENGKKGLEAWVRNKSTLVEMGGAVPTVFAKL, encoded by the coding sequence ATGACCATGTCTCCTCCATATGCGCCCCGTTCTGCCTACTATGACGGCAAGATCCAATCGGGATCTTCTGCATCCTCGTTTCAGACAATTAATCCCGCAACGGCAGAGCCAGTCGCAAACATCCATACGACCACGCCCGCTGGCATAGACGCGGCCATAGCATCTGCACACAAAGCCTTTCCAGCTTGGTCAGCAACACCACCAATCGAACGCGCCCGTATCCTGCAACGAGCAGCAGCCATACTCCGCGCCCGAAACGATGAACTGGCGCGAATCGAGACGAGCGATACCGGAAAGCCTTTCTCCGAGACTTCCACAGTCGATATAGTAACTGGCGCTGATGTCCTCGAATACTTTGCAAACCTGGTGGGAGGAGGTGGCATGAACGGCGAGACGGCACAGTTACGACCAGATGCGTGGGTATACACAACCAAGAACGCGCTGGGTGTTTGCGCAGGCATTGGAGCGTGGAACTACCCTATCCAGATCGCTCTCTGGAAGTCAGCGCCGTGTCTGGCTGCAGGCAATTGCATGGTCTACAAGCCGTCAGAGTTCACACCACTTCACTCTACCGTTCTAGCAGACATTTACGCGGAAGCTGGCGTACCGGCTGGTGTTTTCAACGTAGTCCAGGGCGGCGGCGACGTCGGCGCATACCTCACCAAGCATTCTGGTATCGCCAAGGTCAGCTTTACTGGACAAGTATCAACCGGTAAGAAGGTGGCCGGCAGCGCCTCGGGGGAGATGAAGTACGTCACAATGGAGCTGGGCGGCAAGTCCGCGTGTGTGATCCTACCAGACGCCGACGTAGACCAAGCAGTCGACGGCGCCATGTTGGCCAACTTCTTCTCCACCGGCCAAGTCTGCACCAACGGCACACGAGTCTTCATCCCTGAAGCCATGAAGCCCGAGTTTGAAAAGCGATTACTAGAAAAGATCCAATACGTCCGCCCCGGCGATCTCTACGACATGAACACCAACTTCGGCCCTCTCGTATCAAAGCCCCACTACGAAAAGGTCGTGTCCTACATCAAGCACGGCATCGAAAACGACAAGGCGAAGCTACTCTGCGGCGGCCCCGAGACACCATTATGGCTCGCATCCCACAGCAACAAAGCCTACCAAAACGGCTACTGGGTCCAACCCACCATCTTCACAAACTGCACCGACGACATGAAGATTGTACGCGAGGAAATCTTCGGCCCCGTCATGTCCATCCTCAGCTACAAGACCATTGATGAAGTCATCCGCCGTGCAAACAACACAGATGTCGGTCTCGCCGCTGGTGTCTTTACAAAAGACATCAACCTCGCACACAAGGTCATCGCACAGCTAGAGGCGGGTATCACGTGGGTGAACACGTGGGGCGAGAGTCCAGCTGAAATGAGCGTCGGCGGCTGGAAGCAGAGTGGTGTTGGTGTGGAGAATGGTAAGAAGGGACTGGAAGCTTGGGTTAGGAATAAGAGTACGCTGGTGGAGATGGGTGGGGCTGTGCCTACCGTTTTCGCCAAGTTGTAG
- a CDS encoding Vanabin-2 multi-domain protein gives MTAPVNSYLKALLALSEDKTLESSRRSLLQSLSDADLQRVVQHGVGREFARGALKDIAITILDVIVRDPQSNYDDDATKDGSVKVKKEPGDDKDNIIVLAPPERRITKVRGAAVKKTQARDGKKTRVTEAKKIRTTDVRKTRATVKKTEDPDVKETQDPDVQEIQNPDVKKARVPFVIKTEPDSPIKTQSEEPVKTQLDSQLDLQLESHPDTQVDSQPNSRPEPQADSQPDTRVDSQFDTQSNLQPDEQSDSQLNQQLNFQPDPQVDLQQDLQLNSQPDPQLDSQLNSQSDFRLDPQLDSQFDTQPDLHLHSQSDLHLDPQLESQPNLQLDPQLDPTLNSRSDFVYHSPYGPPPTDGPQSFQPHMLDPEVLRPRKRDGFKLPHILVPINCNEVNQTIAAELVELLYTDTILQEIQSTHSLTIAPAALELLAAIPMIIWFPKESVDYRTVQNITGRPAPPTELPTFFHAAICASFTSDYLSTDEHRERYKEMLANQDAIMTTETCVNNYVVLRSDKPSPRRMSGQDQEGACDECIKNKRVCVRFVRVRQQTQLAVFPLPVARRAKKQWTDLACWIQE, from the exons ATGACCGCACCCGTGAATTCCTATCTCAAAGCGCTTCTCGCGCTCTCCGAAGACAAGACGCTAGAAAGTTCGCGCAGAAGCCTACTCCAGAGCCTCAGCGACGCCGACCTGCAACGAGTCGTGCAACATGGTGTGGGTCGCGAGTTTGCACGAGGCGCATTGAAAGACATTGCCATAACTATCTTGGATGTAATTGTGCGGGACCCGCAGTCCAACTACGATGATGATGCGACCAAAGATGGGAGTGTCAAGGTTAAAAAGGAGCCGGGCGATGATAAAGATAATATCATTGTCTTGGCGCCGCCGGAGCGAC GTATAACAAAAGTGAGGGGTGCAGCGGTAAAAAAGACGCAGGCCCGAGATGGTAAGAAGACGCGGGTCACAGAAGCAAAGAAGATAAGGACTACAGACGTAAGAAAGACGCGGGCCACCGTAAAAAAGACAGAGGACCCAGATGTAAAAGAGACACAAGACCCAGATGTCCAAGAGATACAGAACCCTGATGTAAAAAAGGCGCGAGTCCCATTTGTGATAAAAACGGAGCCTGACTCGCCCATAAAGACGCAGTCGGAAGAACCCGTCAAGACGCAATTAGATTCACAGCTGGATCTGCAACTGGAGTCGCACCCCGATACTCAAGTAGATTCACAGCCAAATTCACGGCCTGAACCCCAGGCAGACTCACAACCTGATACACGGGTAGACTCACAGTTCGATACGCAGTCAAATCTGCAACCAGATGAACAGTCGGACTCACAGCTGAATCAGCAGTTGAACTTCCAACCTGATCCGCAGGTAGACTTACAGCAAGATTTACAGTTAAATTCGCAACCAGATCCACAGCTAGACTCACAATTGAACTCACAATCGGACTTTCGGTTAGATCCACAGTTGGATTCGCAGTTTGACACACAGCCAGATCTACACTTGCACTCACAGTCAGATCTACATTTGGATCCGCAGTTGGAATCACAGCCAAATCTACAATTGGACCCACAGCTGGATCCAACATTGAACTCACGATCGGACTTTGTATACCATTCTCCATACGGTCCGCCGCCCACGGATGGGCCACAATCTTTCCAGCCGCATATGCTTGATCCAGAGGTGCTACGCCCCCGTAAACGAGATGGT TTCAAACTACCCCACATACTCGTCCCCATAAACTGCAACGAAGTCAACCAGACCATAGCCGCAGAGCTAGTCGAACTTCTCTACACAGACACCATCTTACAAGAAATCCAATCCACCCACTCCCTCACCATCGCCCCCGCAGCCCTCGAACTCCTCGCCGCAATACCCATGATAATCTGGTTCCCCAAAGAAAGCGTCGACTACAGAACCGTCCAAAACATCACCGGCCGCCCCGCTCCCCCCACCGAACTCCCCACCTTCTTCCACGCCGCCATCTGCGCATCTTTCACCTCGGACTACCTGTCCACCGACGAACACAGGGAGCGCTATAAAGAGATGCTAGCGAACCAGGATGCGATCATGACCACCGAGACTTGCGTTAATAACTACGTTGTTCTGCGTAGCGACAAGCCAAGTCCGAGACGCATGAGTGGTCAGGATCAGGAGGGCGCGTGTGATGAGTGTATCAAGAACAAGAGGGTTTGTGTGAGGTTTGTTAGGGTGAGGCAGCAGACGCAGTTGGCGGTGTTTCCGCTGCCGGTTGCGCGTAGGGCGAAGAAGCAGTGGACAGATTTGGCGTGTTGGATTCAGGAGTAG
- a CDS encoding Tymo-45kd-70kd multi-domain protein, which translates to MDQFRIPPGHFHLATQSPQETFREVLNLLVTNGIHINRNTAVEVYEVIMASYQAVTITFNAPPAHAQPPPVVDIQNTMSSTSFSTVPTTAKKTYEYPGLPKYGAPRDCNTSFYWSHEDPTFAVMLPDVDLTVYPNSSMSMKDAGEKAAEVCATNICAIKMAETDILKQDIGHLAPVPASEANTSPTVEADNSDAESHVSGDTETSVLSIPTTEITGHALDGTQATSTQETSTQDDVIFSQSHESLPSTQDTVYTVDSAQSSQPANGSRPADAATRTKKTPVSAAHTRRSSPLAQSEPMVPEDVTLGKRSRDDDTSEPKPANKKSKGDL; encoded by the exons ATGGATCAATTTCGAATTCCACCTGGTC ACTTCCACCTTGCCACGCAGTCACCTCAAGAGACGTTTAGGGAAGTGCTGAACCTCCTCGTAACGAACGGCATCCACATCAATCGTAACACTGCAGTTGAAGTGTACGAAGTCATCATGGCCAGCTATCAGGCAGTCACGATTACTTTCAACGCACCCCCTGCCCATGCTCAGCCACCTCCGGTGGTTGATATCCAGAACACGATGAGTTCCACCTCATTTAGCACTGTGCCAACCACAGCGAAGAAGACCTATGAGTATCCTGGATTGCCAAAGTATGGCGCTCCGCGTGACTGCAACACGTCATTCTACTGGTCTCATGAGGATCCTACCTTCGCCGTGATGCTGCCAGATGTTGATCTCACCGTGTACCCAAACTCTTCGATGTCCATGAAGGATGCTGGGGAGAAGGCCGCTGAGGTGTGTGCCACTAATATCTGCGCTATCAAGATGGCAGAGACTGACATTCTCAAGCAGGATATTGGTCACCTTGCTCCAGTTCCAGCTTCAGAGGCGAACACGTCTCCAACCGTCGAGGCGGACAACTCTGACGCCGAGTCTCATGTCTCTGGAGACACTGAGACCTCCGTCCTGTCTATCCCAACCACCGAGATCACCGGTCACGCCCTAGACGGCACTCAGGCTACCTCTACTCAGGAGACGTCAACCCAGGACGATGTCATCTTCTCGCAGTCTCATGAGTCGTTGCCCTCAACCCAGGACACTGTCTACACGGTCGACTCTGCTCAGTCCTCCCAGCCTGCGAACGGTTCTCGCCCTGCCGATGCTGCCACTCGGACGAAGAAGACCCCCGTCTCCGCTGCCCACACTCGTCGGTCTTCGCCCCTCGCCCAGTCTGAGCCAATGGTTCCTGAGGATGTCACCTTGGGCAAGCGCTCTCGTGACGACGACACCTCCGAGCCTAAGCCCGCCAACAAGAAGTCCAAAGGTGACTTGTAG
- a CDS encoding PcoB, protein involved in copper resistance produces MVDKMTRRNTERGRPQRRTSERPLAPELPSPYSNDNATPNFFDGNTAPRQEPRSRLELLEEALQDRVQPQDSIGELEEVADEIFEDADDCSISSSRPASPTEQDWEEVESDIPSSQHHGESYLFPGTWPAALSETTQALREINAATSSYFTALSQSGIGRATSSISTAALSSTNSAALALTTWGLAKTGFGTHELPRPLQKWVMAKEEREKRRVQKEARKRRIEMGSGVFEDGGGSFVLGTREGGADLWEVQGLRESEEVVDESEGEDAAITALRKLDCDEEDEEGGMLMGLNFEDEEDED; encoded by the exons ATGGTGGATAAGATGACGCGCCGGAACACAGAAAGAGGCCGTCCACAAAGGCGGACATCAGAGCGACCACTCGCGCCAGAGCTGCCATCTCCATACAGCAACGACAATGCCACCCCCAATTTCTTCGATGGCAACACGGCACCACGCCAAGAACCCCGTTCCCGACTCGAACTTCTCGAGGAGGCATTGCAAGATCGGGTACAGCCCCAAGACAGTATCGGCGAGCTGGAGGAAGTGGCGGACGAAATATTCGAAGACGCAGATGACTGCTCCATCTCATCCTCACGGCCAGCTTCCCCCACAGAGCAAGACTGGGAAGAAGTAGAAAGTGACATACCCTCTTCACAA CACCACGGGGAATCCTACCTCTTCCCTGGAACCTGGCCAGCCGCACTATCAGAAACAACACAAGCCTTGCGAGAAATCAACGCGGCAACATCTTCCTACTTCACCGCGCTCTCCCAATCTGGTATCGGCCGCGCCACATCAAGTATCAGCACCGCAGCCCTCTCCAGCACCAACAGCGCCGCCCTTGCACTGACAACCTGGGGTCTGGCCAAAACTGGATTCGGCACTCATGAACTGCCGCGTCCACTGCAGAAATGGGTCATGGCCAAggaggagagggagaagCGGCGAGTGCAGAAGGAGGCGAGGAAGCGGAGGATAGAGATGGGTAGTGGGGTGTTTGAGGATGGCGGGGGGAGCTTTGTGTTGGGTACGAGGGAGGGGGGTGCGGATCTGTGGGAGGTGCAGGGGTTAAGGGAGAGTGAGGAGGTGGTTGATGAGAGTGAGGGCGAGGATGCGGCGATTACGGCGTTGAGGAAGTTGGATTGTGAtgaggaggatgaggagggTGGTATGTTGATGGGTTTGAATTTtgaggacgaggaagatgaggatTAA